Within Flagellimonas maritima, the genomic segment ATCTTTAGAAATCTATCAACACGACCTCTTTGAAGAAATTTTTGTTTTGCTTTTTGATATTTGCCGCATGTAAACAAAACGTTCCTGAACCCAAATGGGAATGGAAAACCATAGAGGTCACAGCTTCAGCCTATAATTCGGTTGCTTGGCAGACTACTAGTACAAACCCCAATATTGCGGCTTGGGGCGATACATTAAAGCCAGGCATGAAAAGTATTGCAGTATCCAGAAATCTTATAGCGTTGGGCCTTAAACACAATACTATGGTGAAAATCGATACTTTTCCAGATACTTTTTACGTGAAGGATAAGATGAACCGCAAATGGAAAAACAGAATCGATATTTACATGGGGCTAGATGTAAAAAAAGCTAGACAGTGGGGAAAAAAGAAATTACAAATCCATTATGCCATTCCTTTAGATACTATATTTACTTCCAAATAAAAAAGCATGAAAAAAATAGGCGTATTGATTTTTGCCACAATAGCAATAGTATCCTGTAAAGTTCAAAAAGAGATAGTGGAAAGACCAATTACTTTTGATGAAGAACGTGTAAACCTGACTAAAGAATATCTTTCGCAACGTTACAATATAGAACAGGAAACGCCAGAAATCGTTCCTAAAATGATTGTGCTCCACTGGACCGCTATCCCAACACTTAAAAAATCCTTTGAGGCTTTTGAGAAATCGACCCTTCCAAATTGGCGACCAGATATTGAGAGTGTAAGCGGCCTAAATGTGTCTTCTCAATTTTTGGTAGACCAAGACGGCACAATTTATAGATTGATGCCTGAAACCACTATGGCTAGACACGTTATCGGTTTAAATCATTGCGCCATAGGTGTTGAAAATGTTGGAGGTACCAAAGACACCCCTTTGACCAAAAAACAGCTCCAAGCCAATATTTTTTTAGTGGAATATTTAGCAACCAAATATGATATTGAATATGTGATAGGGCATCATGAATACACACAATTTGAAGGACACCCACTCTGGTTGGAAGTTGATGAGGGTTATCGAACCACTAAAACCGACCCTGGACCCGAATTCATGAGCAAGGTGCGAAAAGCTACTAAAAGATTTAACTTTAAACCTGTTCCAACAAAATAATAACATGCAGAAGACACTAGTACTATTTATAGCGGGATTTTTTAGCCTGATTTCATTTTCCCAAGAAGCGATTACTACCAAATTATATGAAACCTATGATTCCTATAAAGAAACATCCTTGCACAAAAGGCGTATTAAGCACGAACAGTTAAAACCTTTAATTGAACGATTTAACGCAAACCCCAAGTTTGAAGTACATAAAGTAGGTAAATCCATAGAAGGTCGTGATCTTAATTTAATAAGTACAGGTTCTGGAGACATCAATGTTTTTCTCTGGTCACAAATGCACGGAAACGAGCCGACCGCAACACAGGCAATTTTTGATATCCTTAATTTTCTGGATGCTTCTGATTTCAAAACCGAGAAGGAGGCGATTCTTTCAAAATTGAAACTTCACTTTCTCCCAATGCTAAATCCAGATGGGGCAGAAGTTTATCAACGAAGAAATATGTTGGGAATAGACATTAATAGAGATGCCCTACGATTGCAATCCCCTGAGGGAAGAACGTTAAAAAGAATCCGTGATAGTCTAAATGCCAATTTTGGTTTTAATCTCCATGACCAGAGCACTTATTACAATGCGGAACTGACCAGTAAGCCAGCGACAATCTCATATTTGGCACCAGCTTTCAACTATGAAAAAGACATCAATGAAGTCCGTTCAGATGCAATGAAGATAATTGTCTTTATGAACAACATCATACAGAAATATGCCCCTGGGCAAGTTGGGCGTTATAATGACGATTTTGAGCCTAGGGCCTTTGGGGACAATATCCAGAAATGGGGTACAAGTACTATTTTAATAGAATCAGGCGGATATGCGAATGATGTGGAGAAACAGGAAATACGAAAGTTAAATTATGTTTCTATTTTGTCCGCCATATATACCATCGCCAAAGGGAGCTATCAAGACATTTCTATAGCGGATTATGAAAAAATCCCAAAGAACGACCGTAAGCTTTTCGACCTCAAAATTGAAAATGTGACGTATGAGCTTTTGGGCAAGGACTATATTTTGGATTTGGGAATCCATCGGCAAGAAGTAGATGATGAAAATCACGAGTCTTTTTATTATCGAAGCATGATTGCCGACCAAGGAGATTTATCTACCTATTATGGTTATGAGACTTTTGATGCTACGGGGTATAAAATAGTACCTCCAAAAGTATATCCTAAAAGTATGGATACAAACTCCAGAGCATTGTGGAACGATGGGAACAGTCCGTTCAAATCTGGTTATGGTTACTTTAAGACCAATTTTTTACCGCCATTTCCTTATACTGAAATGCCAGGGCATTTTGTTTCCAAAGATTACAAGTTGCCTGAATTTAATCTTAGGCCTGGTGTCAACCCGACGTTCTTTTTGGAAAAACAGGGCAAACTGACACATGCGGTAATAAATGGTTTTTTAATAGATTTATCAAAACCAATAGAAAACCAAAATTTCGGCAACGCTTTAATTTACCATTAATAGCCAAATTGGATACTTATTTGACTGCCATGCTTGAGCAAAAGCCCTAACATCATTAAAAGTAATCCTACAATAAAGGAAAATAGCGATAGTACCAAACCTTTTGACAAATTGGATAAAGGCCCAATAGCACTGTTCTGAATAATTTCTTTTACTACATCCATAGCAATTTTTTGGGTTAGAATTAAATCAGTTCGAAAGGATGTAATTAGTTGTTGTTTATATGTCTAAAACAACTATCGAGCCGAAAACCCTACTAGATTCAAATGGATGGTAATTATAGAAACTCAGAAAGTCACAACTATTTTTGAGATATGTAATTATTCGCAACCAGCTGTAAAGCCATTGGCACTGAATTTAGTTTGGACAGCTCCCTGTAACCCCCCATTTGTCAGTTGGATTACCAGATTGTTATCCCCGCTGCCATCTCTTTTTGGTGTGCAATATTCAAATAAATAGAAACTATTGGCCTGTTCAGAAACTCGCTGGGAGATTTGTGTGAACGTTGTTTCCAATTCTTCCTTGTTTCCCGCAAAGACACTTGCTGTTTTACCGATGGCACTTAATACATTTGTATCTATTTCAGAACCAAGACCAATGGTGAAAAAAGAAATATTTCGATTAGCATTATTCACCGCGCTTAAAGCAGCTTCTTCCGTAAACCGTGAAGCTTGGTCGGTACCATCCGTGAATAATACGATGGAAGCGGCACCTATTATCGATGCATCGTTATTCTCTTTGATTCTGTCCTCTGCGATATCAGTAGACTTTATGACAGCTCCATATAAATCGGTTGATGGGTCATTACTGATTTCTGTAGTAATACCTTCAATTGCAGCAGTAAGTTCTGTAGCGGAGGATGTAGGCTCATTTAATAAGTGCAATTCATCTTCTCCATCAAACCAATAAATCGCCATTTTAAAAGAATCCGTTTCCGGAGAGGGGATTACATTGGCGATAAAGCTTGTAGAAGCTGTTTTTAGCTCATCCAGACTACTTTCCAGAACACTATTGCTCAAATCCAAAACCAGCAAAGTAGTATTGTTGAAAATTTGTGAATTTGATGATATTCTAGCAGAAGATTCAGAAGAAGAAATCGTATTGAAACAATCATCGTTTCGTCCCTGTTCGTATATCGTGAATTGGTCGGCAGTTAAACCCGATACTGGGATACCGGAAGAATCGGAAACCTTAAAAAGAATAGAAACTTTTCCCGGCAATGATGTGAATTGGTCTTGAATGGAAAGCAATAATTCATTTTCTTCAAATCCTAAGCAATCATCGGGCTCCTTACCTTGACCCAATTCTTCTTGATTAATGTCGAAATTGACATCATCATCTGAATTTCCGCAAGAAGAAAGAATGGACAGTAAAGAAATTGAGAAAACTAAAAAAATAAGCTTGAAAATATATTTCATTTTTATAAAGTTGAGGTTCTTCATGCAAAACGCTTGATTTCCATGAAAATTATCTTCAAAATGGACAATTGCATTAAAGAAAAGTTAAAAAAAATGACCATTTGTTAAAAAAAAATTAATCCAATCAATTTTTGGTAACTTCAACATATAAACAAATCAAACTTCAATCAATCTAAAATACTATGCCAACGTATCAAATTAAAGTAAATGGAGAATCCAAAACTGTGGATGTTGCAGCGGATACTCCAATCTTATGGGTACTCCGAGATCATTTGGATTTAGTGGGTACAAAATATGGATGTGGAATCGGTCAGTGCGGTTCCTGTACCATACATGTTGATGGAACCGCCATGAGAAGCTGCTCCATGACTTTGGACCAAGTGGACGGGAAGTCCATAACTACCATAGAGGGATTATCCAAAGATGGCAAGCACCCTGTTCAAGAGGCATGGAAGGAAGTCGATGTACCTCAGTGCGGTTATTGCCAAGCTGGACAGATTATGACCGCTTCCGCTTTATTGGAAAGCAATCCAAAGCCTACCGAGGACGACGTTAAAAATGCTATGCACGGAAACATATGTAGGTGTGCATCATATACCAGAATTCGTAAGGCAGTTATGTCCGCGGCCGAGAATATGGACTAATTAAAAACGTTTACATCTTTCAACTAAAACATTCAAAATGTCAACAAATAAAACACTAACATTCAGCAGAAGAGCTTTTATGCGCACATCTTCATTGGCAGGAGGCGGAATGCTGATTGGTTTCAACTTATTCCAGGCGTGTAAGCCCAAGGCCGCACCACCAATTGACCTAGCCCAATTGAATTATAATGATTTCAATGCGTTCATACAAATTGCGGACAATGGAGCCGTTACCATTTTTTCACCCAATCCAGAAATAGGGCAAGGCGTAAAGACTTCCATGCCAATGATCATTGCAGAAGAGCTTGACGTGGCTTGGAAGGATGTTTATGTTAAGCAAGGTGTTCTAGACACGGAGAACTACACCAGACAGGTAGCAGGAGGGAGCCAATCCATTCGGCAAGGCTGGGATGCGCTCAGACAGACGGGTGCCACGGCAAAACAAATGCTTGTCAATGCTGCTGCTGCAAAATGGGGTGTAGATGCATCTGAACTAAAAGTGAGTGAAGGAGTGATTACCAATGCTGCAGGAGAGACCTTAGGCTATGGTGATGTTGTTAGGGAAGCAGCATTATTGGAAGTACCCGAAGATGTAGCGCTCAAAGAGCCAAAAGATTATAAAATAATTGGAAAGGATGCATCAAATGTGGACATTGATAAAATTGTCACTGGCAAGCCATTGTTTGGATTGGACTATAAAGTTGATGGAATGGTCTATGCAGCAGTGGTAAGGCCACCAGCTTTTGGGCATAAATTAATTTCTTTTGATGATACTGAGGCTCGTTCCATGTCAGGCGTTGTGGATATTTTTAAAATTGGAGATAAAGTGCGAGGATTATTGGAAGAAGACCCAAGTTTCTCTAGTAAAATTTCATCCAGCGATAAGGTGGTTGTCGTGGCCAATTCCACGTGGCAAGCATTAAAGGCCAAAGAAGCAATAAAAGCAGAATGGGAAGAAGATACCACTATTGAAAGTACAGAAGAACACGATAAAATTCTTACTGACTTATTGGACGGAGATAGTTTTGAAACGCCACGTTCCGATGGTGATATTAAAAAAGGTTTTGCTCAAGCAGATGATATTCTGGAACGTACTTATGAATCACCATTCTTACCTCATAATTGTATGGAGCCCATGAATTTCTTTGCCAATGTTACAGAAGAGAAAGTACATTTGGCGGGACCTATCCAAACCCCAGCTTGGAAAGCTGGTTTAGTTGCGAAAATGCTGGGTCGGGAAGAAGGTGATATTTACTTGGAGATGACGCGAATGGGCGGAGGTTTCGGTAGAAGACTTTACGGTGATTTTGTGATTGAAGCCGCCGAGATTTCAAACCACATTAAAAAACCTGTTAAAGTTGTCTATAGCAGAGAAGACGATATGCAAACAGGTGTTTATAGACCAGCAATAAAATATCGAATCAAAGCTGGTATAAAGGATGGAAAAATAACGGCCTATCACTTAAAAGAAGCGGCAATCAACGATAACATGTACGGGCTCATTCCAAATTTTTTCCCCGCAGGCGCCATTGAAAATTATCAGGTTGATATGGCAAAGTACGATAGCAATATCACTACAGGTGCTTGGAGAGCACCATACACCAATTTTTTGGCATTTGCAGAGCAAAGCTTCTTTGATGAATTGGCCGAGTTGATGGAAGTTGATAAGATTCAATTGCGATTGGACTTGCTGGACAAGGTAAAACCAGAAGAAGATGAACGGATCCAGTATTCTCCCGAACGCATGAAAGATGTTATAAAAATGGCTGTGGAAAAGTCCGGATGGGGGAGCAAACCCAAAAATGTACACCAAGGATTTGTAAATTACTATTGCCATAATACGCATGTGGCTGAAGTGGCCGACGTTGAAATTGAAAATGGCGAACCCGTTGTCAAGAAGATTACATGTGTGGTAGATTGTGGCATAGTGGTAAACCCTCTTGGTGCATTGAACCAGATTGAAGGTGGAGTTATTGATGGTGTAGGACATTCAATGTATGGCGAATTGGAATTTAAGGACGGAAAACCCTTGGCCAATAATTTTGATAGATATCGTTTGATACGTATGAAAGAAGCTCCAATAGTGGAAACGTATTTTATTGAAAACGAATATTCCCCAACAGGACTTGGAGAACCGACCTTGCCGCCGGCAGGGGGAGCGGTGGCAAATGCATTCAAGGCCGCAACGGGCAATAGACTCTATAAACAACCATTCACCAAAACACCGGAACTTTTAAAAGTACAGGAAAAAGAAATTATAGGTTGATTTATGACGATATTATTGTTCGGGGTTACTAAGGACATTGTAGGCAGTTCAACATTGTCCGTCCCCACATCCAGTATTACAGGTAGAAAAATTCCAAAAACGGTAAAAGAATTGAAGCAGTTTTTGGGCGAAGCATATCCAGAATTGAAGAAATTGTCTTCTTTAGCAATCGCGGTCAACAATGATTATGCAGCAGACAGTAAAACTATCAATTCGTACGATGAAATAGCGCTTATTCCACCCGTTAGCGGAGGTTAATCGTTTGGGAAAATGCTATCTTTCAACTGATTTTATGAC encodes:
- a CDS encoding MoaD/ThiS family protein; translated protein: MTILLFGVTKDIVGSSTLSVPTSSITGRKIPKTVKELKQFLGEAYPELKKLSSLAIAVNNDYAADSKTINSYDEIALIPPVSGG
- a CDS encoding vWA domain-containing protein, which encodes MKYIFKLIFLVFSISLLSILSSCGNSDDDVNFDINQEELGQGKEPDDCLGFEENELLLSIQDQFTSLPGKVSILFKVSDSSGIPVSGLTADQFTIYEQGRNDDCFNTISSSESSARISSNSQIFNNTTLLVLDLSNSVLESSLDELKTASTSFIANVIPSPETDSFKMAIYWFDGEDELHLLNEPTSSATELTAAIEGITTEISNDPSTDLYGAVIKSTDIAEDRIKENNDASIIGAASIVLFTDGTDQASRFTEEAALSAVNNANRNISFFTIGLGSEIDTNVLSAIGKTASVFAGNKEELETTFTQISQRVSEQANSFYLFEYCTPKRDGSGDNNLVIQLTNGGLQGAVQTKFSANGFTAGCE
- a CDS encoding peptidoglycan recognition family protein; the encoded protein is MKKIGVLIFATIAIVSCKVQKEIVERPITFDEERVNLTKEYLSQRYNIEQETPEIVPKMIVLHWTAIPTLKKSFEAFEKSTLPNWRPDIESVSGLNVSSQFLVDQDGTIYRLMPETTMARHVIGLNHCAIGVENVGGTKDTPLTKKQLQANIFLVEYLATKYDIEYVIGHHEYTQFEGHPLWLEVDEGYRTTKTDPGPEFMSKVRKATKRFNFKPVPTK
- a CDS encoding xanthine dehydrogenase family protein molybdopterin-binding subunit, with translation MSTNKTLTFSRRAFMRTSSLAGGGMLIGFNLFQACKPKAAPPIDLAQLNYNDFNAFIQIADNGAVTIFSPNPEIGQGVKTSMPMIIAEELDVAWKDVYVKQGVLDTENYTRQVAGGSQSIRQGWDALRQTGATAKQMLVNAAAAKWGVDASELKVSEGVITNAAGETLGYGDVVREAALLEVPEDVALKEPKDYKIIGKDASNVDIDKIVTGKPLFGLDYKVDGMVYAAVVRPPAFGHKLISFDDTEARSMSGVVDIFKIGDKVRGLLEEDPSFSSKISSSDKVVVVANSTWQALKAKEAIKAEWEEDTTIESTEEHDKILTDLLDGDSFETPRSDGDIKKGFAQADDILERTYESPFLPHNCMEPMNFFANVTEEKVHLAGPIQTPAWKAGLVAKMLGREEGDIYLEMTRMGGGFGRRLYGDFVIEAAEISNHIKKPVKVVYSREDDMQTGVYRPAIKYRIKAGIKDGKITAYHLKEAAINDNMYGLIPNFFPAGAIENYQVDMAKYDSNITTGAWRAPYTNFLAFAEQSFFDELAELMEVDKIQLRLDLLDKVKPEEDERIQYSPERMKDVIKMAVEKSGWGSKPKNVHQGFVNYYCHNTHVAEVADVEIENGEPVVKKITCVVDCGIVVNPLGALNQIEGGVIDGVGHSMYGELEFKDGKPLANNFDRYRLIRMKEAPIVETYFIENEYSPTGLGEPTLPPAGGAVANAFKAATGNRLYKQPFTKTPELLKVQEKEIIG
- a CDS encoding (2Fe-2S)-binding protein, whose translation is MPTYQIKVNGESKTVDVAADTPILWVLRDHLDLVGTKYGCGIGQCGSCTIHVDGTAMRSCSMTLDQVDGKSITTIEGLSKDGKHPVQEAWKEVDVPQCGYCQAGQIMTASALLESNPKPTEDDVKNAMHGNICRCASYTRIRKAVMSAAENMD
- a CDS encoding 3D domain-containing protein translates to MKKFLFCFLIFAACKQNVPEPKWEWKTIEVTASAYNSVAWQTTSTNPNIAAWGDTLKPGMKSIAVSRNLIALGLKHNTMVKIDTFPDTFYVKDKMNRKWKNRIDIYMGLDVKKARQWGKKKLQIHYAIPLDTIFTSK
- a CDS encoding M14 family zinc carboxypeptidase, with protein sequence MQKTLVLFIAGFFSLISFSQEAITTKLYETYDSYKETSLHKRRIKHEQLKPLIERFNANPKFEVHKVGKSIEGRDLNLISTGSGDINVFLWSQMHGNEPTATQAIFDILNFLDASDFKTEKEAILSKLKLHFLPMLNPDGAEVYQRRNMLGIDINRDALRLQSPEGRTLKRIRDSLNANFGFNLHDQSTYYNAELTSKPATISYLAPAFNYEKDINEVRSDAMKIIVFMNNIIQKYAPGQVGRYNDDFEPRAFGDNIQKWGTSTILIESGGYANDVEKQEIRKLNYVSILSAIYTIAKGSYQDISIADYEKIPKNDRKLFDLKIENVTYELLGKDYILDLGIHRQEVDDENHESFYYRSMIADQGDLSTYYGYETFDATGYKIVPPKVYPKSMDTNSRALWNDGNSPFKSGYGYFKTNFLPPFPYTEMPGHFVSKDYKLPEFNLRPGVNPTFFLEKQGKLTHAVINGFLIDLSKPIENQNFGNALIYH